The following proteins are co-located in the Manihot esculenta cultivar AM560-2 chromosome 7, M.esculenta_v8, whole genome shotgun sequence genome:
- the LOC110619652 gene encoding NDR1/HIN1-like protein 13, protein MSPPSYPRHKKLNTPEGTHPLWWCAAIVCSVLAVAVIIAGIVVFVGYLVYHPRIPIISVVNAHLNLFQYDLTGVLVTQVNIVVRTENDNRRAHASLSDMELTLIFDGLEIAKLMAGDYEVRKNSTVDFNFVATSDPIPLNPEQMKDVDVFLNEDEVRFDLKGNVRARWRVGLLGSIKFQCHLDCRLRFHRSSGDYIPGRCTSKAK, encoded by the coding sequence ATGTCACCTCCGTCGTATCCCCGCCACAAGAAACTCAACACCCCCGAAGGAACCCACCCTCTATGGTGGTGCGCCGCCATTGTCTGTTCTGTCCTCGCAGTAGCAGTAATCATCGCTGGCATCGTCGTGTTCGTCGGTTACTTAGTTTACCACCCAAGAATTCCCATCATCAGTGTTGTTAACGCTCACCTGAACCTCTTCCAATACGACTTAACCGGTGTTCTCGTAACGCAAGTGAACATTGTCGTTCGGACGGAAAACGACAACAGGAGAGCTCATGCGAGTCTTTCAGATATGGAGCTGACGCTGATTTTTGATGGGTTGGAGATTGCAAAGCTGATGGCGGGTGATTACGAGGTGAGGAAGAATAGTACGGTGGATTTTAACTTTGTGGCTACGTCGGACCCGATACCGTTGAATCCTGAGCAGATGAAAGATGTGGATGTGTTCTTGAATGAAGATGAAGTTAGATTTGATCTGAAAGGGAATGTGAGAGCTCGGTGGAGAGTTGGGCTTCTTGGGTCGATTAAGTTTCAGTGCCATTTGGATTGCCGGCTAAGGTTTCATAGATCCAGTGGAGATTACATACCAGGTCGATGCACCTCCAAGGCTAAATGA
- the LOC110619484 gene encoding putative disease resistance protein RGA3 has protein sequence MADGVLSNVVIDIITKLGSRALHEIGLWWGVKGELKKLEATVSSIRNVLLDAEEQQKLNRQVKGWLERLEEVVYDADDLVDDFATEALRRRVMTGNRMTKEVSLFFSSSNKLVYGFKMGHKVKAIRERLADIEADRKFNLEVRTDQESIVWRDQTTSSLPEVVIGREGDKKAITQLVLSSNGEECVSVLSIVGIGGLGKTTLAQIILNDELIKNSFEPRIWVCVSEPFDVKMTVGKILESATGNRSEDLGLEALKSRLEKIFSGKKYLLVLDDVWNENREKWQNLKRLLVGGSSGSKILITTRSKMVADISGTIAPHVLEGLSPDESWSLFLHVALEGQEPKHANVREMGKEILKKCHGVPLAIKTIASLLYAKNPETEWLPFLTKELSRISQDGNDIMPTLKLSYDHLPSHLKHCFAYCAIYPKDYVIDVKRLIHLWIAQGFIESPSWSDCLEDIGLEYFMKLWWRSFFQEVKRDRCGNVESCKMHDLMHDLATTVGGKRIQLVNSDASNIDDKIHHLALNLDVASKEILNNTKRLRSLLFLEKYDYDQLFIYKNLKFLRVFTMHSYKTVDNSIKMLKYIRYLDVSDNKGLKALSHSITDLLNLQVFDVSYCVQLKELPKDIKKLVNLRHLYCEGCYSLTHMPRGLGQLTSLQTLSLFVVAKGHISSKDVGKINELNKLSNLRGRLAIRNLGCVDNEIVNVNLKEKPLIQSLKLSWEESWEDSNVDRDEMAFQNLQPHPNLKELRVLNYGGRRFPSWFSSLTNLVYLCIWNCKRYQHLPPMDQIPSLQYLEIWGVDDLEYMEIEEQPTSFFPSLKTLELYRCPKLKGWQKKKEDDSTALELLQFPCLSYFVCEDCPNLTSIPQFPSLDHSLSLRYASPQLVHQIFTPSISSSSSIVPPLSKLKILRIRDIKELESLPPDGLRNLTCLQRLTIEICPAIKCLPQEMRSLTSLRELNINDCPQLKERCGNRKGADWACISHIPNIEVDDQRIQREGRYLLDDEASINEG, from the exons ATGGCCGACGGAGTTCTCTCTAACGTTGTCATAGATATCATTACCAAGCTGGGTTCTCGAGCCCTTCATGAGATCGGATTGTGGTGGGGCGTCAAAGGTGAGCTTAAGAAACTTGAGGCCACAGTTTCTAGTATTCGCAACGTTCTTCTGGATGCTGAGGAGCAGCAGAAACTTAACCGTCAAGTGAAAGGCTGGCTTGAGAGGCTAGAAGAAGTGGTTTATGATGCTGATGACTTGGTAGATGACTTCGCCACAGAAGCCCTAAGGCGCCGAGTGATGACTGGAAATAGAATGACAAAGGAGGTAAGTCTCTTCTTTTCGTCTTCAAATAAActtgtttatggttttaaaatGGGTCATAAAGTTAAGGCGATTAGGGAGAGGCTAGCTGATATTGAAGCTGacagaaaatttaatttagaggTTCGTACTGATCAGGAGAGTATTGTATGGAGGGATCAAACTACGTCCTCTTTACCTGAAGTGGTTATTGGGAGAGAGGGTGACAAAAAGGCAATTACACAACTTGTATTGTCTTCCAATGGTGAAGAGTGTGTTTCAGTCCTCTCAATTGTTGGAATTGGAGGATTAGGGAAGACCACTCTTGCTCAAATCATATTGAATGATGAATTGATTAAGAATTCATTTGAGCCAAGAATATGGGTGTGTGTTTCAgaaccttttgatgtgaaaaTGACTGTTGGAAAGATTCTAGAGTCTGCAACAGGGAATAGATCGGAAGATCTTGGGTTAGAAGCATTGAAGTCTAGACTGGAAAAAATTTTTAGTGGGAAGAAATATCTGCTTGTTCTAGATGATGTGTGGAATGAGAATAGAGAAAAATGGCAGAATTTAAAGAGATTATTAGTGGGTGGCTCTAGTGGAAGTAAGATATTAATAACCACTCGCTCTAAAATGGTGGCAGATATATCTGGCACAATAGCACCACATGTTTTGGAAGGGTTGTCTCCGGATGAGTCTTGGTCTTTGTTTTTGCATGTAGCACTTGAGGGGCAGGagccaaaacatgcaaatgtaAGAGAGATGGGAAAGGAGATTTTGAAGAAATGTCATGGAGTTCCTCTTGCAATAAAAACTATCGCAAGTCTCTTGTATGCGAAAAATCCAGAAACTGAGTGGCTGCCCTTTTTAACAAAAGAACTCTCAAGAATAAGTCAAGATGGTAATGATATTATGCCAACACTGAAGCTAAGTTATGATCATCTCCCATCACATTTGAAGCATTGTTTTGCATATTGCGCAATATATCCAAAAGATTATGTGATTGATGTGAAAAGATTAATCCATCTTTGGATTGCACAAGGGTTTATTGAGTCACCAAGTTGGAGTGATTGTCTTGAAGATATTGGGCTTGAATATTTTATGAAACTGTGGTGGAGGTCATTTTTTCAAGAGGTGAAAAGAGATAGATGTGGAAATGTAGAAAGCTGTaaaatgcatgatttaatgcaCGATCTCGCAACCACAGTGGGTGGGAAGAGAATTCAGCTAGTAAATTCTGATGCATCAAATATTGATGATAAAATCCATCATTTAGCATTGAATTTGGATGTTGCATCAAAAGAAATTCTTAATAACACAAAAAGACTACGATCGCTTCTTTTTCTTGAGAAATATGATTACGAtcagttatttatttataaaaatttaaaatttttacgtGTATTTACAATGCATTCATATAAAACGGTGGATAATTCTATAAAAAtgctaaaatatataagatatcTTGATGTTTCCGATAACAAGGGACTTAAAGCACTTTCACATTCTATTACGGATTTGCTGAATTTACAAGTATTCGATGTCTCTTATTGTGTCCAGCTCAAAGAATTGCCTAAAGATATTAAAAAGCTTGTGAATCTTAGGCATTTATATTGTGAAGGTTGTTACTCTTTGACTCATATGCCACGTGGGCTTGGGCAGTTGACTTCACTTCAGACGTTGTCACTGTTCGTAGTGGCAAAAGGGCATATTTCCTCAAAGGATGTtggaaaaataaatgaattgaaTAAGCTTAGCAATTTGAGGGGACGTCTTGCAATTAGAAATCTGGGATGTGTGGATAATGAGATTGTAAATGTTAATTTGAAAGAGAAGCCACTCATTCAATCATTGAAATTAAGTTGGGAGGAGAGTTGGGAAGATTCAAATGTTGATAGAGATGAAATGGCATTCCAAAATCTCCAACCACATCCCAATCTTAAAGAGTTACGCGTGCTTAACTATGGAGGCAGGAGGTTCCCAAGTTGGTTCTCTTCCCTCACGAATCTTGTCTATCTCTGTATATGGAATTGCAAGAGATATCAGCATCTCCCACCAATGGATCAAATCCCTTCTCTTCAATATCTAGAGATTTGGGGAGTAGATGATTTAGAATACATGGAGATTGAGGAACAACCAACATCATTCTTTCCATCCCTAAAGACTCTCGAGCTATATCGTTGTCCTAAGCTTAAAGGAtggcagaagaagaaggaggatgATTCGACAGCTCTTGAGCTACTCCAATTTCCTTGTCTTTCATATTTCGTTTGTGAGGACTGCCCTAATTTGACCTCCATCCCTCAGTTTCCATCTCTCGATCATTCACTATCTTTGCGGTACGCAAGCCCACAACTTGTGCACCAAATATTCACACCAtcaatctcttcttcttcctcaatcGTTCCTCCTCTCTCTAAATTGAAGATCCTTCGGATTAGGGACATTAAAGAGCTCGAATCTCTACCTCCAGATGGACTGCGGAATCTCACTTGTCTTCAAAGACTAACCATTGAGATTTGTCCGGCAATAAAGTGTCTGCCTCAAGAGATGCGTTCCCTCACCTCGTTACGAGAATTGAATATCAATGACTGTCCCCAATTGAAGGAAAGATGTGGAAATAGAAAGGGTGCGGATTGGGCTTGCATTTCTCACATCCCAAATATTGAGGTTGATGACCAAAGAATTCAAAGAGAGGGCCGCTATCTACTGGATGATGAAGCTTCG ATCAATGAAGGATAA
- the LOC110619485 gene encoding L-type lectin-domain containing receptor kinase IX.2, protein MDIHHLHLQSSKNLSFCIFISLLLLTFFLLKVQSSIETTSFSFNQFSPDMTEINFEGQAYAEETSIQLTNSFNKLSAEDDNNVGRATYYKPIHLWDDKSGNIADFTTYFSFIINSHGNESRGNGFAFFLTNKGSKLPPLSGEGRLGLLSYNSVTPPFVAVEFDTRNSFWDPVDGDEHIGFSASTAIYKFEEHEILEWNFNSTLQLDENFTNHTGTGGAMSPIARISTKGKNKGWILVVLGSIGALVLVSSVLGLLWCGHRKKRRSRRTEDDEPGKANDDFEREDRPRSFSYEELVTATNNFASERLLGKGGFGRVYIGMLSENSCVAVKKIITSDSHQGFKAYVSEVKAISRSRHRNLVQLIGWCRNKQELFIVYEFMPNKSLDFHLFNKTGLLTWERRNSIALGLASALLYLQEECEQCVLHRDIKSSNVLLDSNFNAKLGDFGLATFVEHGQGSDTTRLIGTDGYVAPEYLLTSTATKESDVYSFGVVALEIASGRPASKAVINENGERCQGKLVAWVWEQYRRGNIFAAADPQLHQNYDREEMERLIVLGLACAHPNHSLRPSIREALDILNAKAPLPKLPLDMPIATYQLNMNAISESSSIDAGVSETKFSGSSVNS, encoded by the exons ATGGATATCCACCACTTGCATCTTCAATCCTCTAAAAACCTGTCTTTCTGCATATTCATCAGCTTACTCTTGTTAACATTCTTCCTTCTCAAAGTCCAATCTTCCATTGAAACAACCTCTTTTAGCTTTAACCAATTCAGCCCAGATATGACTGAGATTAACTTCGAGGGACAAGCATATGCCGAAGAAACAAGCATTCAACTCACCAACAGCTTTAATAAGTTGAGTGCCGAAGATGATAACAATGTTGGTCGAGCCACATATTACAAGCCAATTCACCTTTGGGACGACAAGTCTGGGAATATTGCGGACTTCACAACTTATTTTTCCTTTATAATCAATTCCCACGGTAATGAGAGCAGAGGCAATGGATTTGCTTTCTTCCTCACCAACAAGGGTTCTAAACTTCCGCCTTTGTCAGGAGAGGGACGTCTTGGCCTTTTGAGCTATAACAGTGTCACACCTCCATTTGTTGCTGTGGAATTTGACACTCGCAATTCTTTCTGGGATCCTGTAGATGGAGACGAACATATAG GCTTCTCAGCATCCACTGCCATATATAAGTTCGAGGAGCATGAGATACTCGAGTGGAATTTTAACTCAACCTTGCAACTCGATGAAAATTTCACCAACCACACTGGCACAGGAGGGGCCATGAGTCCCATCGCACGTATCTCTACAAAAGGAAAGAACAAAGGATGGATATTGGTTGTCTTGGGTAGTATTGGCGCACTAGTTTTGGTTTCGTCAGTTTTGGGTCTGCTTTGGTGTGGCCATCGCAAGAAAAGGAGATCAAGACGGACAGAGGATGATGAGCCTGGCAAGGCAAATGACGATTTCGAGAGGGAGGACCGACCGAGGAGCTTTTCCTACGAGGAATTGGTTACTGCTACCAATAACTTTGCTAGCGAAAGACTTCTTGGGAAGGGAGGTTTTGGAAGGGTATATATTGGTATGTTGAGCGAAAATTCCTGTGTTGCTGTGAAGAAGATTATCACTTCAGATTCTCATCAGGGTTTTAAAGCTTACGTATCAGAAGTGAAAGCTATCAGCCGATCGAGGCACAGGAACTTGGTTCAACTTATTGGCTGGTGCCGCAACAAGCAAGAACTTTTCATTGTATATGAGTTCATGCCAAATAAGAGCTTAGATTTCCATCTTTTTAACAAAACAGGCTTGTTGACATGGGAGAGGAGAAATAGCATAGCTTTGGGCTTGGCCTCAGCTCTGCTTTACCTGCAAGAAGAATGTGAACAATGTGTACTGCATCGAGATATCAAGTCAAGCAATGTCTTGCTAGATTCTAACTTCAATGCTAAGCTGGGTGATTTTGGGCTGGCTACGTTCGTGGAACACGGCCAAGGATCAGACACTACGAGGTTGATCGGAACAGACGGGTATGTAGCTCCGGAGTATCTGCTGACTAGCACGGCTACCAAAGAATCAGATGTCTATAGTTTTGGTGTAGTTGCTTTAGAAATAGCAAGTGGAAGGCCTGCTTCAAAAGCAGTAATTAATGAAAATGGTGAAAGATGTCAGGGGAAATTGGTGGCTTGGGTCTGGGAGCAGTATCGAAGAGGAAATATTTTTGCAGCAGCCGATCCACAACTACACCAAAATTATGATCGGGAGGAGATGGAAAGATTGATTGTTCTTGGGCTTGCTTGTGCTCATCCAAATCATTCTCTTCGTCCATCAATTAGGGAAGCTCTTGATATACTCAATGCCAAAGCTCCATTGCCCAAATTGCCATTAGATATGCCTATTGCTACTTATCAACTCAACATGAATGCAATTTCTGAATCTTCATCCATTGATGCTGGTGTCTCTGAGACGAAGTTTTCTGGGTCAAGTGTCAACTCTTAG
- the LOC110618899 gene encoding protein FLOURY 1-like: MDFASCLKVLTRSSELIGGFLVLGCFLPAFNVFVLFLMFGLGLKLLQFTWQGKGLIQFLCEIIGKSVDKNCGFCFRRGFDKVCDSKMMSFSFSSLKLLKNSKSGNEDDFLVSKELSKPNGVAVDDDDDSERECDDNDESKFCVEDEVFDVIALRRMVKIERHRADMAYAELEKERMATASAADEAMAMILRLQSEKSSIEIEANQERRLAEQKQEYDQEMIQSLQWILMKYESEMTVLEEKLKQHMESDEVDQFQASSANLSSDFDSATEDGFEDIQTNSVEEDFSLLNFQLIKDPCITMPYFVCASEDYGSQAISRNK, from the exons ATGGATTTTGCTTCATGCTTGAAGGTTTTAACTCGAAGTAGTGAATTGATAGGTGGGTTTTTGGTTCTTGGCTGTTTTCTACCGGCTTTCAATGTTTTTGTGTTGTTCTTGATGTTTGGTCTGGGTTTGAAGTTGTTGCAATTTACCTGGCAGGGCAAgggtttgattcagtttttgTGTGAGATTATAGGGAAATCAGTGGATAAAAATTGTGGGTTTTGTTTTAGAAGGGGTTTTGATAAAGTATGTGATTCAAAGATGATGTCTTTCAGTTTTAGTTCATTGAAATTGTTGAAGAATTCAAAATCAGGAAATGAGGATGATTTTTTGGTAAGCAAAGAGCTTTCAAAACCAAATGGTGTTGCTGTTGATGATGATGACGATTCTGAAAGAGAATGTGATGATAATGATGAAAGTAAATTTTGTGTTGAAgatgaggtatttgatgttatTGCACTTAGGAGAATGGTCAAAATTGAGAGGCATAGAGCAGACATGGCTTATGCAGAACTTGAGAAAGAGAGAATGGCTACTGCATCAGCAGCTGACGAAGCAATGGCAATGATTTTGCGGCTCCAAAGTGAGAAGagttccatagagattgaagcCAATCAGGAACGTAGATTGGCAGAGCAAAAGCAAGAATATGATCAAGAAATGATTCAATCATTGCAATGGATTTTAATGAAATATGAGTCTGAAATGACTGTACTAGAAGAAAAGCTGAAGCAGCATATGGAGAGTGATGAAGTGGATCAATTTCAAGCATCTTCTGCCAATTTGAGTTCTGATTTTGATTCAGCTACAGAAGATGGTTTTGAAGATATTCAAACAAACTCGGTTGAAGAGGACTTCTCACTTTT GAACTTTCAACTCATCAAGGATCCATGCATCACCATGCCTTACTTTGTGTGTGCATCAGAAGATTATGGTTCTCAAGCCATAAGCCGTAATAAATGA
- the LOC110618659 gene encoding uncharacterized protein LOC110618659, which yields MVCIACLLPLFLVPIVNILPLLFYYLMAKVYRLFGWEYRKPERAPPACPYKPLPKKDGSGKLGAEGEPGVQTPVSGSVEVSDSKLD from the exons ATG GTGTGCATAGCTTGCTTGCTGCCTCTGTTCTTGGTCCCCATCGTCAACATATTGCCTCTTCTCTTCTATTATCTCATG GCAAAAGTTTATCGGCTTTTTGGATGGGAATACAGAAAACCAGAGAGGGCTCCTCCGGCTTGTCCTTACAAACCCTTGCCTAAAAAAGACGGCTCCGGCAAA TTGGGGGCAGAAGGTGAACCTGGGGTACAGACGCCTGTTTCAGGTTCTGTTGAAGTATCAGATAGCAAACTGGATTGA